The DNA window GCCACGGTTCGGCTTATGCTGGCACATGGCGGGATCCGGTTCGGCTATGCATGGGCTCCGGCGCAAGCTCTGTCTCTGGCCGCAGGGCTGGACATCGCGGTGGGTGGCGCAACGCTTACGGTCGCGCGCGGAGAGCCCCCCAGCTTCGGCGATGGGTTAAGGCAAGGCTACGAGACCACGTTCTATCGGTTGCTGGTGGGGGTCATGCCCGAGGCTACCGCGGCGGTGAGGCTTGGGCCGGCTGTCCACCTGCAGGCCGGCGTCGGGTACTTCGTGGACACGGGCCTCGGGAGCGAGTGGAGGACGACTAACGGTACCGTGGCGACCGGGTCGCCGAGAGACCCGTTCAGCGGGCTTCAGTTGCGGATCGGGTTGATGCTCTCAGGCCCTGAAGAGGTGCAGCGAGAGCGGTCGGAAGAGCTCGAGGAGAGAATCAAGCAACTGGAACGCCAACTGAAGCAGACAAGAGAGGACTACGAGGAGCTCAAGCAGGAAGTGGAGGAGATCTCGGAGGCGTATCTGGGTGTGTACCTGAGCGACGTTGGGCTGCTGCGCCGGTGGCTCAGCGGGATTCGGGGAGCCCACGTGGACGACGTCATGCCTGGGTCGCCCGCGGCTTCTGTCGGACTGGCGAAGGGAGACATCATTCTGGCTTTTCAAGGAATTAGCATACAGGGAGCCGACGACCTGACGCGCTGGATCCAGTCCCGCCGCCCGGGAGATACGGTCACCCTGGAAGTGTGGCGAGACGGCCGCGTTCGTCATGTGGTCGTCGAGCTAGGCCGGCGGCCGAAGCAGTGAGCGCCTGTTCGCGAAGCGAGGTTTGTCGGATAATGAGTCGCGCGGAAGCGGGCGTCTCGCCATTGGATCAGGAATCCAGGCGTTAATCCGGGCTGGTCGGCAGGATCGTCCTGGTGGGGTTGAGTCCTTGGAGGTGCTCGGGATAGCCGGGAATTTCTTCATCCTCACAGGAAGGTTCTAAGGGGGCTTGCCGAAGCCTAAGGCATACTGTCCGACACCCGACCGGACCGGTCAG is part of the Bacillota bacterium genome and encodes:
- a CDS encoding PDZ domain-containing protein; this translates as MQMRRITRAVAATAVGMALTGVAVPPALAAGGPTVTYRALGLPALRAALEAEALPALAQGMWLFGSGTLGRPDTGFYWGAFGEGGASKAEHGGATVRLMLAHGGIRFGYAWAPAQALSLAAGLDIAVGGATLTVARGEPPSFGDGLRQGYETTFYRLLVGVMPEATAAVRLGPAVHLQAGVGYFVDTGLGSEWRTTNGTVATGSPRDPFSGLQLRIGLMLSGPEEVQRERSEELEERIKQLERQLKQTREDYEELKQEVEEISEAYLGVYLSDVGLLRRWLSGIRGAHVDDVMPGSPAASVGLAKGDIILAFQGISIQGADDLTRWIQSRRPGDTVTLEVWRDGRVRHVVVELGRRPKQ